The following are from one region of the Thermofilum sp. genome:
- a CDS encoding PIN domain-containing protein, with the protein MPKCYEAVLDTSSILFAVDRKVDIVDLTLQAQVPVCRIIIPAPVLQEIKFLAEKGKGSRAVKAAVALAVINQMLEKWGKMISIVDPGFSEGPVDDIVIEAARAEGKILVTADRKMRKRARELGVKVYLVAKASLRLR; encoded by the coding sequence ATGCCGAAGTGTTACGAGGCTGTTCTCGACACGAGCAGCATACTATTCGCAGTGGATAGGAAGGTAGATATTGTCGATCTAACGCTTCAGGCCCAAGTTCCTGTCTGCAGGATCATAATCCCAGCACCGGTTCTCCAAGAGATAAAGTTCTTGGCAGAAAAGGGTAAAGGCTCCCGAGCTGTAAAAGCTGCAGTAGCGCTCGCGGTAATTAATCAAATGCTTGAGAAGTGGGGGAAGATGATCTCTATCGTTGACCCTGGTTTTTCAGAGGGGCCGGTCGACGATATCGTTATCGAAGCTGCGCGCGCGGAAGGAAAGATACTCGTAACGGCTGACCGCAAAATGCGCAAGAGAGCTAGAGAGTTGGGAGTGAAGGTTTACCTCGTGGCGAAAGCTTCTTTAAGGCTGCGTTAA
- a CDS encoding cyclic 2,3-diphosphoglycerate synthase: MSEPGRSPKRRVIILGAGGRDFHNFNVLFRSNPEYEVVAFAATQIPNIDNRLYPPELAGPLYPNGIPIISLSKMEEIIKKNLVDEVLLSYSDITCEELAEIVNKVVSMGADFVVPSPRRTMLKSSKPVIAITASRTGAGKSTVSRYVARILRELGVRYVIVRHPMPYGDLSKSVVQRFASYEDVDKYNCTIEEREEYEPHIAEGSVVYAGVDYERVLREAEREGDVIIWDGGNNDVPFFWPDLHITVVDPTRPKDVLTSFPGAVNVTSADVIVINKVNLAPREHVKHVLQTVRSVNPRAEVIEAESVLRVDKPELVRGKRVVVVEDAPTVTHGSLSHAAGYQAAIEYGASEIVDPRAYAVGSLKEVYDKYPWLGRVVPALGYGETQMRDLEETLNRVDAHTIILGTPADISRVLKLNKPVVKVFFELRETEGKRLRKIIEEFAKRALAVYSK, from the coding sequence ATGAGTGAGCCGGGAAGATCTCCCAAGAGGCGTGTCATCATACTGGGCGCTGGGGGGAGGGATTTTCACAATTTTAATGTTCTTTTTCGCAGCAACCCTGAGTACGAGGTTGTAGCTTTTGCGGCCACTCAGATCCCCAACATAGATAACCGGCTATATCCCCCGGAGCTTGCGGGCCCCCTGTACCCCAATGGTATACCGATTATCTCGCTGAGCAAAATGGAGGAGATTATCAAAAAGAATCTCGTAGATGAGGTTTTACTATCGTACAGCGATATAACGTGCGAGGAGCTTGCAGAGATTGTGAACAAAGTAGTCTCGATGGGGGCGGACTTCGTCGTGCCCTCGCCGAGGAGAACTATGCTCAAGTCCAGTAAGCCTGTGATCGCGATTACTGCTTCGCGGACGGGGGCCGGGAAGAGCACCGTCTCGCGTTACGTGGCACGGATCCTTAGAGAGCTAGGAGTGCGCTACGTGATCGTCAGGCATCCTATGCCTTACGGAGATCTCAGCAAGTCCGTGGTTCAAAGGTTTGCCAGCTACGAAGATGTGGATAAGTACAACTGTACGATTGAGGAGAGAGAAGAGTACGAGCCGCATATAGCTGAGGGTAGCGTAGTTTACGCTGGTGTTGATTACGAGAGAGTACTACGGGAAGCTGAGAGAGAAGGCGATGTGATCATTTGGGATGGAGGTAACAACGATGTACCGTTCTTCTGGCCTGACCTTCACATCACTGTCGTGGATCCTACTAGACCTAAGGACGTTTTAACCTCTTTCCCTGGTGCCGTGAACGTAACGTCAGCAGATGTCATAGTGATCAACAAGGTTAATCTTGCTCCTCGCGAGCATGTAAAGCACGTTCTCCAGACAGTCAGGTCCGTGAACCCCCGAGCAGAGGTGATAGAGGCTGAGTCAGTACTGCGAGTAGACAAGCCCGAACTGGTGCGTGGTAAGAGAGTCGTTGTCGTAGAGGATGCTCCCACCGTTACACACGGCTCGCTAAGCCATGCAGCAGGCTATCAGGCAGCAATCGAGTATGGCGCAAGCGAGATAGTTGATCCAAGAGCTTACGCTGTTGGTAGCTTGAAAGAGGTTTACGATAAGTACCCATGGCTTGGGCGCGTTGTTCCGGCACTCGGCTACGGGGAGACGCAAATGAGAGATCTCGAGGAAACGCTGAACCGTGTTGATGCCCACACGATAATTCTCGGTACTCCCGCGGACATATCCCGCGTACTGAAGCTCAACAAACCTGTAGTGAAGGTATTCTTCGAGCTGAGGGAGACGGAGGGCAAGAGGCTCCGCAAGATAATCGAAGAATTCGCTAAGCGCGCCCTAGCGGTTTACAGCAAGTGA
- a CDS encoding DUF373 family protein, whose amino-acid sequence MPQEGKLLVLCVDRDNDIGTTLGVQTPILGEEALTRVAIEFALRRPEDSDANAIFAALQTLRDLRRMGYADRCEVALLAGTEEEGVQADMKILQELDEVLRNGEFTGAILVSDGPTDEVVAPLIQSRIPLISIRRVVVQQSRGVEETFVLLVNYVKKLFLEEKYRKYSMGLTGAFLAIYTILSAVLPQFAWTLVLASLGGFMFVKGYGIDKRVAQIYQSGSVRFIAFVLALLISVLGFLQGFARVLQLQRMDAGAIAAFALAPVGGQLIAVDLFVIGATLFLVGGMLEELIAGRVLRISQALFVTAVLLSRQIVVEMAKYLAGGGSIQGVLTWSFVELAVVVIAVSVMYMEAERSK is encoded by the coding sequence GTGCCTCAAGAGGGTAAACTGCTAGTACTCTGCGTCGACAGGGATAACGATATAGGCACGACGCTAGGTGTGCAAACCCCCATACTAGGAGAGGAGGCTTTGACGAGAGTAGCTATAGAGTTCGCGCTCCGAAGGCCTGAAGACTCGGATGCGAATGCCATCTTCGCGGCTCTTCAAACGCTTCGCGACTTACGGAGAATGGGTTACGCTGACCGCTGCGAAGTTGCTCTACTTGCCGGCACAGAGGAGGAGGGTGTTCAGGCCGACATGAAAATCCTGCAAGAGCTAGACGAAGTTCTGCGTAATGGAGAGTTCACGGGCGCGATACTCGTGTCGGATGGCCCCACGGACGAGGTCGTGGCCCCTCTGATACAGTCGAGAATTCCTCTCATCTCGATACGTAGGGTGGTCGTCCAGCAGTCAAGGGGGGTAGAAGAGACTTTTGTTCTTCTGGTGAATTACGTGAAGAAACTCTTCCTAGAGGAGAAGTACAGGAAGTACTCAATGGGGCTTACAGGGGCATTTCTAGCAATCTACACGATTCTCTCGGCTGTGCTACCCCAGTTTGCTTGGACTCTCGTTCTCGCTTCTCTCGGAGGCTTTATGTTCGTAAAGGGGTACGGGATTGATAAGAGGGTTGCCCAGATCTACCAATCAGGGTCTGTGAGATTTATCGCATTCGTGCTCGCGCTGCTAATCTCTGTACTCGGCTTTCTCCAAGGTTTTGCGAGAGTTCTACAGCTTCAGAGAATGGACGCAGGAGCTATAGCAGCTTTTGCGCTAGCACCCGTAGGAGGTCAGCTGATAGCAGTGGATTTATTCGTAATCGGTGCGACGCTGTTCCTCGTCGGAGGGATGCTGGAAGAGCTGATTGCGGGGAGAGTTTTGAGAATCTCGCAAGCGCTGTTCGTAACCGCTGTGCTTCTGTCCAGGCAAATAGTTGTCGAGATGGCTAAGTATCTTGCTGGAGGGGGTAGCATTCAGGGTGTTCTCACCTGGTCATTCGTAGAGTTGGCAGTGGTCGTTATCGCGGTATCAGTAATGTACATGGAAGCTGAGCGCTCTAAGTAG
- a CDS encoding MBL fold metallo-hydrolase, translated as MSCDKVTIFFWGTGSTRPAKDRDPSCILVRACAEVYILDCGEGCQRAFEEFGVGYNERLTIIVSHLHGDHVLGLLPLLQTLSLAGRSKPVRVVGPLGLWRILSRRDFAVNFPLHVTELATESGELSLTGSTQSANLVYTRALHVPLSYSFVIRFPQRIHLSAERLEREGVPPKLRSILIKKGIVHYGDKIFKLDNFIESIDPGLVIAYSGDTLPNALFAAKCRKADVLIHEATLAGEASGLGEALHSTASEAAEIALKARVKLLVITHFSPRYRDLEELAREAKRIFPRVIVARKGLSLTVWFHTPRVIQVSSQLSFHQQGSVSSATGTP; from the coding sequence ATGAGCTGTGATAAAGTAACGATTTTCTTTTGGGGCACGGGATCTACGAGGCCCGCTAAGGACAGGGACCCCTCCTGCATACTTGTGAGAGCTTGCGCCGAGGTCTACATTCTGGACTGCGGTGAAGGCTGTCAGAGAGCTTTTGAGGAATTTGGAGTAGGGTACAACGAGCGGCTAACGATTATAGTTTCGCACCTCCACGGGGATCACGTTCTTGGTTTGCTACCTCTCCTGCAAACACTAAGCTTAGCTGGCAGAAGTAAGCCGGTTCGTGTGGTCGGGCCTCTCGGGCTTTGGAGAATTTTATCGAGGCGAGATTTCGCGGTTAATTTTCCTCTTCACGTTACCGAGCTGGCTACGGAAAGCGGCGAGTTGAGCCTTACAGGTAGTACTCAGAGTGCTAACCTGGTTTACACGAGAGCACTCCACGTGCCCTTATCGTACTCTTTCGTGATCCGTTTCCCTCAAAGGATACACCTCTCTGCCGAAAGGCTTGAGAGGGAAGGCGTCCCCCCAAAATTACGAAGTATTTTAATTAAGAAAGGGATTGTCCATTATGGAGATAAAATTTTTAAACTTGATAATTTTATAGAAAGCATTGATCCCGGTCTCGTTATCGCGTATAGTGGAGACACTTTGCCTAACGCGCTTTTCGCGGCAAAGTGCAGGAAAGCAGACGTGCTTATCCACGAAGCAACGCTAGCTGGCGAGGCTTCGGGTTTGGGCGAAGCACTCCACTCGACAGCTAGCGAGGCAGCGGAAATAGCCCTCAAGGCGCGCGTGAAGCTGTTGGTTATAACTCACTTTAGCCCCCGCTACAGAGATTTGGAGGAACTCGCGCGTGAAGCTAAGAGAATCTTTCCGCGTGTGATTGTGGCGAGAAAGGGGTTATCGTTGACCGTGTGGTTTCATACACCAAGGGTAATTCAAGTCTCGAGCCAGCTTTCTTTCCATCAACAGGGATCAGTCTCTTCGGCTACGGGCACGCCTTGA
- a CDS encoding RNA-binding domain-containing protein, with the protein MPVVEIRVPVFLTEDKERVLKAIANVLHMDLMKCREVKAPEEDSFILECTSDSFKPLEKLRSLLRTQRTLDAARTYLEKGYSGGVVRFYLNKQAAYTGKVSFCAYEFGESPLGAITVTVHLEGCNPEKFMNWLAPRTAQGVPVAEETDPC; encoded by the coding sequence ATGCCCGTGGTTGAAATCCGCGTCCCAGTCTTCCTGACAGAGGACAAAGAACGCGTTCTCAAGGCGATAGCGAATGTCCTTCATATGGATCTCATGAAATGCCGTGAAGTTAAAGCTCCTGAAGAAGATAGCTTCATCCTCGAGTGCACAAGCGACTCTTTTAAACCGCTCGAAAAGCTGCGCTCCTTACTGAGAACACAACGCACGCTGGACGCTGCCAGAACATACTTGGAGAAAGGATACAGCGGTGGGGTGGTAAGGTTCTATCTTAACAAGCAGGCAGCATACACAGGAAAGGTCAGCTTCTGTGCATATGAGTTCGGCGAAAGCCCTCTCGGAGCGATCACCGTGACAGTACATCTCGAGGGGTGCAACCCTGAGAAATTCATGAACTGGCTAGCGCCGCGAACGGCTCAAGGCGTGCCCGTAGCCGAAGAGACTGATCCCTGTTGA
- a CDS encoding AAA family ATPase, which translates to MNWFPEKFEECELDTVILVAGMPGAGKSIVSEAARTLGLRIVRMGDIIREIAAENSKPPSDEVLGYISQKIRELHGRDIVARAALHIACSEEHGGPVLVEGVRSPEEVEYFRRHSRRCLTIAVHSPPNVRYQRLLARGRKDDPKSWEEFKTRDERELALGLGSVIALADIILVNHEKRPEDLFVEAKSILEKVIGVYSSDARG; encoded by the coding sequence ATGAACTGGTTCCCTGAGAAGTTCGAAGAGTGTGAGCTGGATACAGTCATTCTCGTAGCTGGAATGCCCGGTGCAGGAAAAAGTATAGTCTCCGAGGCCGCAAGGACTCTCGGGTTAAGGATCGTGAGAATGGGAGATATTATACGCGAGATCGCAGCAGAAAACTCGAAACCTCCCTCTGATGAAGTTCTAGGTTATATTTCACAGAAGATCAGAGAGCTTCACGGTCGCGACATCGTAGCTAGAGCTGCGCTTCACATAGCATGCAGCGAGGAGCACGGAGGCCCCGTTCTGGTCGAAGGAGTAAGGTCGCCAGAGGAGGTTGAATACTTCAGAAGACACTCGAGAAGGTGTCTTACCATCGCGGTGCACTCGCCTCCCAACGTCAGGTATCAGCGCTTACTCGCGCGGGGAAGGAAAGACGATCCCAAATCGTGGGAGGAGTTTAAAACTCGTGATGAAAGAGAGCTAGCTCTCGGGCTTGGCTCGGTAATAGCGCTCGCCGACATCATTCTAGTTAACCACGAGAAGCGGCCTGAGGATCTATTCGTGGAAGCGAAAAGTATACTTGAAAAGGTAATCGGTGTGTACAGCTCCGATGCCCGTGGTTGA